A window from Culex pipiens pallens isolate TS chromosome 3, TS_CPP_V2, whole genome shotgun sequence encodes these proteins:
- the LOC120419098 gene encoding protein maelstrom homolog, which translates to MAPRRHNKNRQPKGPYYFFMMEYKKKKEAEGYTFRGGAFELQSKASPHWNRMSNEEREPYQKMAQQHREFLRENGERYTSQGVPLSVVEAEQKAKEQKADTIKNTIAGMLDAGVASNELEKVEFFFISFAYFCVTSNGTYIPAEMGLVRYSLRDGVKDRLHMFIDPGKLPLGFSYDAKVHSESDHGLPIPPDAMGEKDNDEIVLRLFNFLSQGEKMPPLFTETTEIKMVENILKGILTQANMDENTLLVCPLSELFYQLKRATESFGMDIKTFPSVHIAQAIIQKDVYEYTKDISCDFHEEKGNGKYCPLSKCVRWAFIISDSCCLDLSIEMKPGRHLPLNADTDLCNTTAIGDTSSYISTQFDNCSFVSSSEVTHLTNPKLSKLPKSHYEKYDDDRMKDRYLSSRPSSSAASSSYSERVKVKDEYPALNDSMASSSSRARDSRTPWGATSSSSSSYRRDPSPSSRSTRDRRDYSPSSRSSRDRRDRDYDRYRRDSPDRRRDERSSSSRRERDRYRGRDESPDYARGGRGSPDYTRGGRASPDYTRGGGRIKQERRSPDSSDRPSTSSARPSGGYGRGSLVAPPEPPRSPPGSDAFSSKDFPELGAVRSAGRGQLSK; encoded by the exons ATGGCCCCGCGAAGACACAACAAGAACCGGCAGCCCAAGGGCCCGTACTACTTCTTCATGATGGAGTACAAAAAGAAGAAGGAAGCCGAGGGTTACACGTTCCGGGGCGGTGCCTTCGAGCTGCAGTCCAAGGCGTCCCCGCACTGGAAT aGAATGTCCAATGAAGAGCGCGAACCGTACCAGAAGATGGCCCAGCAGCACCGTGAGTTCTTGCGGGAGAACGGGGAGCGGTACACGTCGCAGGGAGTTCCGCTGTCCGTGGTCGAGGCGGAACAGAAGGCCAAAGAGCAAAAGGCGGACACCATTAAGAATACCATCGCCGGCATGCTGGACGCCGGAGTGGCCAGCAATG AGCTTGAAAAGGTGGAGTTCTTCTTCATCTCGTTCGCGTACTTTTGCGTGACCTCGAACGGCACCTACATTCCGGCCGAGATGGGCCTGGTGCGGTACAGCCTGCGGGACGGCGTCAAGGACCGGCTGCACATGTTCATCGATCCGGGCAAGTTGCCGCTGGGCTTTTCGTACGATGCCAAGGTCCACAGCGAGTCGGACCACGGGTTGCCGATTCCGCCGGACGCGATGGGCGAAAAGGACAACGACGAGATCGTGCTGCGGCTGTTCAACTTTTTGTCCCAGGGCGAGAAGATGCCGCCGCTGTTTACGGAGACAACGGAGATCAAGATGGTGGAGAACATCCTGAAGGGCATTTTGACCCAGGCCAACATGGATGAAAACACGCTGCTGGTTTGTCCGCTGTCGGAGTTGTTTTACCAGCTGAAGCGCGCCACCGAGAGCTTCGGAATGGACATCAAGACGTTCCCGTCGGTCCACATCGCCCAGGCCATCATCCAGAAGGATGTGTACGAGTACACCAAGGACATTTCGTGTGACTTCCACGAGGAAAAGGGCAACGGCAAGTACTGCCCGCTGTCCAAGTGCGTCCGCTGGGCGTTCATCATCTCGGACAGCTGCTGTCTCGATCTGAGCATCGAGATGAAACCGGGCCGCCATCTGCCGTTGAACGCAGACACGGACCTGTGCAACACGACCGCAATCGGGGACACCAGCTCGTACATCAGCACCCAGTTCGATAACTGCTCGTTTGTGTCCTCATCGGAGGTCACCCACCTCACCAACCCGAAGCTGTCCAAGTTGCCCAAGAGTCACTACGAAAAGTACGACGACGATCGCATGAAGGACCGCTACTTGTCCAGTCGTCCCTCATCCTCGGCGGCCAGTTCCAGCTACAGCGAACGTGTCAAG GTCAAGGACGAATACCCCGCGCTCAACGACAGcatggccagcagcagcagccgagcCCGCGACTCGCGAACCCCGTGGGGAGCTacctcctcttcctcctcctcctaccGCCGCGATCCCTCTCCGTCATCCCGAAGCACGCGCGATCGTCGCGACTACTCGCCGTCGTCCCGCAGCTCGCGCGACAGACGGGACCGCGATTACGACCGGTACCGGCGTGACTCGCCGGACCGCCGACGGGACGAGCGCAGCTCCAGCAGCCGGCGCGAACGCGACCGCTACCGTGGCCGCGACGAATCACCCGACTACGCCCGCGGAGGTCGCGGCTCGCCGGATTACACCCGCGGAGGTCGCGCCTCGCCAGACTACACGCGCGGCGGCGGCCGTATCAAGCAGGAGCGCCGTTCGCCCGACTCGTCCGATCGGCCGTCGACGTCGTCGGCGCGTCCCTCCGGAGGCTACGGCAGGGGTTCGCTCGTGGCACCGCCGGAACCGCCGCGTTCGCCGCCCGGCAGCGACGCCTTTTCGTCGAAAGACTTTCCCGAGCTGGGCGCCGTCCGGAGCGCGGGCCGGGGCCAACTTAGCAAGTAA